One Microlunatus soli genomic window carries:
- a CDS encoding HAD family hydrolase, translating into MSERTSPTAGQNSHPAGQGLPTSGQPDADRRLAAALWDFDGTLADTEPIWIAAEFELIPRLGGEWSEEHAHQLVGGSLPESGAYIAKVIGRDDLHPDWIVDQLLGVVVDHCRTKPIPWRPGALELLESLRVAGVPCALVSASYRELLDVIIDRVPAGSFQASVAGDEVQHGKPDPEPYLTACRKLGVDPQDCVVFEDSPPGAASGGASGATVVVIENVVPVPPAANQVRVRSLAELDANSVAEMVATRQSGAPDVP; encoded by the coding sequence ATGAGCGAACGCACCAGCCCCACCGCAGGTCAGAACTCGCACCCCGCAGGTCAGGGCCTCCCGACGTCCGGACAACCCGATGCCGATCGCCGACTCGCCGCGGCGCTGTGGGACTTCGACGGCACCCTCGCCGACACCGAGCCGATCTGGATCGCGGCGGAATTCGAGCTGATCCCGCGACTGGGCGGGGAGTGGAGCGAGGAGCACGCCCACCAGCTGGTCGGCGGCTCGCTGCCGGAGTCGGGTGCCTACATCGCCAAGGTGATCGGCCGGGACGACCTGCATCCGGACTGGATCGTCGACCAGCTGCTCGGTGTGGTCGTCGACCACTGCCGGACCAAGCCGATCCCGTGGCGACCTGGGGCTCTGGAACTGCTGGAGTCGTTGCGGGTGGCCGGGGTCCCGTGCGCCCTGGTGTCGGCGTCCTATCGCGAGCTGTTGGACGTCATCATCGACCGGGTGCCGGCCGGGTCGTTCCAGGCCTCGGTCGCAGGCGACGAGGTGCAGCACGGCAAGCCGGACCCGGAGCCGTACCTGACGGCCTGCCGCAAACTCGGTGTCGACCCGCAGGACTGTGTCGTCTTCGAGGACAGTCCGCCCGGTGCCGCGTCCGGTGGTGCGTCCGGTGCGACCGTCGTGGTGATCGAGAACGTGGTCCCGGTCCCACCGGCCGCCAACCAGGTACGTGTCCGGTCGCTGGCCGAACTCGACGCGAACTCGGTCGCGGAGATGGTCGCGACAAGGCAGTCCGGGGCGCCCGATGTGCCGTGA
- a CDS encoding ABC transporter substrate-binding protein — MITGARRTALLPSVAVMIMMLIITGCSGGGDPRPTPSGSPSPERKFTIMTTDSIKTTDPAAVADTGSTMLTQNVFQRLMTADPTAGALKPDAARDCIFESKTTYECTLRPDLKFSNGDKLTSADVKFSIQRATRLDVPGSSASLLGSLRRIETPDDTTVRFILSRYDTQFPWALAAPGASIVDRTVYNSDEVAAIDDPIVGSGPFTVDKISKDQVELAKFLDYTGYAPAQVGNAVIRTMPDSASIEEAMAKHQTDVVWRGLSTAAQQRLQAQINASKNNRSKAGFSQTALPGARVQQLIWNPDSKHRESYALRSAIAGALQEDRTLDSVVPNNIPGHKASFPLGGRAKINVTWNNRIQLTLGYDPSAPNSLDLANQIRTRLEDTGGLSVLLRPSDDTADLQLTDRKAWTSTGLAWLQPVLEDPIKEEASSIAKADARARQAGDGTAQLNAALAELQSIAASEKVVLPISQTSEYVYAADNTTVTANAFGPGWQLGLWGMKVER, encoded by the coding sequence ATGATCACCGGGGCCCGGCGCACGGCACTGCTGCCGAGCGTTGCGGTGATGATCATGATGCTGATCATCACCGGCTGCAGTGGCGGTGGAGATCCGCGGCCGACACCGTCGGGGTCGCCGTCGCCGGAGCGGAAGTTCACGATCATGACGACCGATTCGATCAAGACCACCGATCCCGCTGCCGTCGCCGACACCGGTTCCACGATGCTGACCCAGAACGTGTTCCAGCGTCTGATGACCGCCGACCCGACGGCGGGGGCCTTGAAACCCGACGCCGCCCGAGATTGCATCTTCGAGTCCAAGACCACCTATGAGTGCACGCTCCGGCCGGACCTCAAGTTCAGCAACGGGGACAAGCTGACCTCCGCCGACGTGAAGTTCAGCATCCAACGGGCGACCCGGCTCGACGTTCCGGGATCCTCGGCGTCGCTGCTCGGCTCGTTGCGCCGGATCGAGACCCCGGACGACACGACCGTTCGATTCATCCTCAGCCGCTACGACACCCAGTTCCCCTGGGCACTGGCGGCACCGGGGGCATCGATCGTCGACAGGACGGTCTACAACAGTGACGAGGTCGCCGCGATCGACGACCCGATCGTCGGGTCCGGCCCGTTCACGGTGGACAAGATCAGCAAGGACCAGGTCGAACTGGCCAAGTTCCTGGACTACACCGGGTATGCGCCCGCACAGGTGGGCAACGCGGTGATCCGGACGATGCCGGACTCGGCGAGCATCGAGGAGGCGATGGCCAAGCACCAGACCGACGTCGTCTGGCGTGGACTCAGCACCGCCGCCCAACAACGGCTACAGGCCCAGATCAACGCATCGAAGAACAATCGCAGCAAGGCAGGCTTCAGCCAGACCGCGCTCCCCGGAGCCCGGGTCCAGCAGCTGATCTGGAATCCGGACTCCAAGCATCGCGAGTCCTACGCCCTGCGGTCGGCGATCGCCGGAGCGCTGCAGGAGGACCGGACCCTGGACTCGGTCGTCCCCAACAACATCCCCGGACACAAGGCGTCCTTCCCCTTGGGCGGCCGCGCGAAGATCAACGTCACCTGGAACAACAGGATCCAATTGACCCTCGGTTACGACCCGAGCGCACCGAACAGCCTCGATCTGGCCAACCAGATCCGGACCCGGTTGGAGGACACCGGCGGACTCAGCGTGCTGCTGCGGCCGTCCGACGACACCGCCGATCTCCAACTGACCGATCGCAAGGCGTGGACCTCGACCGGTCTGGCCTGGCTGCAACCGGTGCTGGAGGATCCGATCAAGGAAGAGGCATCGTCGATCGCCAAGGCCGACGCCCGCGCGCGACAGGCCGGCGATGGAACCGCACAGCTCAACGCGGCGCTGGCCGAGTTGCAATCCATCGCCGCCTCGGAGAAGGTCGTGCTGCCGATCTCGCAGACCAGCGAGTACGTCTACGCCGCCGACAACACCACCGTGACGGCCAACGCATTCGGCCCGGGCTGGCAGCTC